A window of Ignavibacterium sp. contains these coding sequences:
- a CDS encoding T9SS type A sorting domain-containing protein encodes MKKLTLLFLMVFNFTFLFSQTFVTHNTNTLQVSIFDNGYIGHNFDATQGGGVVFGSAPDAMFTAGVMFGDNVRGVNGMVGSFVQGTPQQPIIADLQNTVPFTPFTSDPYFNQITEARMNDGLAPLPYNVTIKQKSYSNTGDKFVIITYELTNNSSITYSNFRVGIFADWDVGAAAFMNNRRGMDISRNLVYQYLQGSQDPNYYGVVALSGLTGGTSTDVFPGDVNTIRNEIYLLISNIYDSTSSTRLGDFRSFIGSGPYTFSPGSTLNVAFAIVVGTNLADLQTSADAAAFKYNNYILPVELTSFTASVNLNGDVSLEWITETEINNHGFVVERKTDNTDFTSIGFVKGNGTTIERKIYTFIDRNLEAGKYYYRLKQIDFNGQFEYSDIIEVEVTPVNKYLLEQNYPNPFNPGTVISWQSPIDSWQTLKVYDILGNEVATLVNEFRNAGKYSIRFDMKDLAPGTYFYQLKIGDVVQTKKMTLLK; translated from the coding sequence ATGAAAAAATTAACTTTACTCTTCCTGATGGTTTTTAATTTTACTTTTCTCTTTTCTCAAACTTTTGTAACTCACAACACGAACACATTGCAAGTAAGCATCTTTGACAATGGTTACATCGGACATAACTTTGATGCTACTCAAGGTGGTGGTGTAGTGTTTGGTTCAGCTCCCGATGCAATGTTTACTGCAGGAGTGATGTTTGGCGATAATGTAAGAGGAGTTAATGGAATGGTTGGTAGCTTCGTACAGGGCACACCACAGCAGCCAATTATTGCTGATCTACAAAATACAGTTCCGTTTACTCCATTTACTTCCGATCCATACTTCAACCAGATAACTGAGGCAAGAATGAATGATGGGCTTGCACCTCTACCATACAATGTAACAATCAAACAAAAATCTTATTCTAACACTGGTGATAAATTCGTAATCATCACTTACGAACTAACCAATAATTCTTCAATTACATATTCTAATTTCAGAGTTGGAATTTTTGCTGATTGGGATGTAGGTGCAGCAGCTTTTATGAATAATAGAAGAGGAATGGATATTTCACGAAATCTTGTTTATCAGTATTTACAAGGTTCACAAGATCCAAATTATTACGGTGTTGTTGCTCTGAGTGGTTTGACAGGAGGAACCAGCACTGATGTATTTCCGGGTGATGTTAATACTATCAGGAATGAAATTTATTTATTAATCAGCAACATTTATGATAGTACTTCAAGCACAAGATTAGGTGACTTTCGTTCTTTTATAGGAAGTGGTCCGTATACTTTTTCTCCGGGTAGTACATTAAATGTTGCTTTTGCTATTGTAGTTGGAACTAACTTAGCTGATCTTCAGACATCAGCTGATGCGGCTGCTTTCAAATATAACAATTACATTCTGCCAGTTGAACTTACTTCATTCACTGCATCAGTAAATCTGAATGGAGATGTTAGTTTAGAATGGATTACGGAGACTGAAATTAATAATCACGGTTTTGTAGTAGAAAGGAAAACCGATAACACTGACTTCACTTCAATTGGATTTGTAAAAGGAAACGGCACAACTATAGAAAGGAAAATATATACATTCATTGATAGAAACTTAGAAGCAGGAAAATATTATTACAGATTAAAGCAAATTGATTTCAACGGACAGTTCGAATACAGCGATATAATTGAAGTGGAGGTAACACCAGTAAACAAATATTTACTTGAACAGAATTATCCGAATCCATTTAATCCGGGCACTGTAATTAGCTGGCAATCTCCGATTGATAGCTGGCAAACACTAAAAGTATATGATATACTTGGAAATGAAGTCGCCACACTCGTTAATGAATTCAGAAATGCCGGCAAATATTCAATAAGATTTGATATGAAAGATTTAGCACCGGGAACATATTTCTATCAACTTAAGATCGGTGATGTTGTTCAAACAAAGAAGATGACTTTACTCAAATAG
- a CDS encoding choice-of-anchor J domain-containing protein yields MRKFLTFLSILILLLVSMNVYAQVSSMTFSSSSGTYSEITGGTLLGSTTSDDQYFVDPGVPLGGTTRTGPGFPIGFDFVINGNTFDRFGVNNNGWISLGKSALSPSVDMNTTSAYTPLSSTASNTPPELRTRIAGLGRDLQAQTGAELRYELLGTAPNRTLVIQWKGYKKYGTSGTGDNYNFQIRLNETSNTVEIVYGTMTNNATSTTVQVGIGGSTASDFNNRTTTTDWTASSPGTTNSASMTLSSTVFPPSGLTYLWQPPAPVDLGAIALISPPNLECFSSTETVTIRIQNFGSATIDFSVTPATVNASVTGPNPQTFSPVVLNSGTLAPGATQDVTITTTYNMSAFGTYTFNASTSISGDGNSGNDAMGPQTRTNVSPASFPEFVDFTGFNGTNLTTVFPNWKEASGASPSGTSSLWTSQTGLGGTGNITARINLYTTSRNEWIIGPKIIPQSNTVLKFNAAVTNWNSVTVPDTMGSDDKVQVMISTDCGLSWNSIFTMDATTGLTNTLTQFTIPLGAYSGQQIKVAFYATDGPIDDPQDYDFHLDDIYIGGPSPDNPNSFAANPLSSSQIQLTFTTNSSNNNVVIVWNNTGTFTVPSGTPPSIGQPFAGGTLLYNGIVSPVNHTGLTPNTQYFYKAFSYDGSLYSPGLTTSATTLCDPVTTLNENFDAVTVPALPGCWYKVGSGGSASTQASNANSSPNCLYIYSGSTTSLAVVSLPPLSNAGAGTHRLRFFARANFTVGGVIQIGYLTNPNDANSFVKVDSIIANSLTYQQFTKFLGTAPGSNQVLAFRHSGSPANSVLIDDVVWEPVPVGPPNPAIVVSPADSASNVAVNTSLQWQSGGGAPETGYRIYFGTDGGGVTPPTNILNNIDLGLVTSYTPASPLGYNTTYYWMIVPYNGSGNATGTPIWRFTTMPDPTITPPYAQDFEGTFPPMNWTRFTGLLADTSILTSTTSGWIQDDWRNITSPVNKAAKLNIWSTTTKYWLVTPPINLGSGSTNYQIEFDLTLNAYNTSNPPGTSGVDDKFAVVISTDGGTTWLSANTLRLWDNAGSPYVYNNINYLGEHIVLNLTGYTGIVKIGFYGESTVSNADNDLMIDNFEVKEVPTTPLFTISPTSKDFGTVISGNTVSSNFTITNTGVGTLTINSGGITLTSTNANQFSLGSITYPINLSNGQSTQITVNFSPTSAGVKTANLQIVHNAPGSPAVVPLTGNALPAGILFEDFTGTTFPPDGWIAVNNDGGTKNWVRNTGNFNSSPASASSSWESSTLRNNDWLITPKLVVSSGDSIIFWISAASTNWTEELVVKVGTSNDPNGSWVTLDSILTNNTGWERKAYSLSAFAGQNVYVAFVNRGLDEFTVYIDDIVGPQVYIPAVDVALQSFYQSSGLPVPRGIAQFEDYNIYIKQNENSSKKEPVEVLSNSNTGVKASNSNNTLLVENSNIPFELNNIQIKAAVKNLGQNSTNYSINYSVGGVNQSPYSGPSINPGQTDTATINYSPTATGTFITAGTVSASGDEVPGNDSREFRMRVYPDSYTRTIYDRGDNIVDTWVGWADSTIRMKAGVRFTAPSEIKLAGVDFICRTEAVSNGSFEVQVRAAGDSSGAPGAVLYTQVYSANDYFAGAGDYIFFPFGNDAPTIASGSDYWITVKAPLGVLYPGAVHNTGFTAGRSFYEDFTDTTVWIPLVITTERAWIMRAVHIPAAATFQLTVNVSNGWNMVSVPGLHPVDQNVTTWWSGKDPAANVFKFQGAYQPVTTVQPGLGYWMKHLGANTYNTGDEWPAGGINIVPHDPLTAAAGWNLIGGYEFLAPTSALTTTPSGLISGFVYGYTPGTGYQVASDLVPGYGYWVKLTAAGQINVNPGPKANFKLSDFIPDDFGKIIITDNAGKSYTLYVAQGKQAQKTSLDLFELPPVPFTDMFDVRYTSGRFVEDLGSAMKTIQMQGVEYPVRVRVEGMMLRITDETGKAINERVKSGEEITISNSQISKLNVMSDIIPDKYSLEQNYPNPFNPTTTIEFSLPEDVENVRLTIYNALGEKVAELVNGKMEAGRYRYQWNAGNVATGLYIYELKTNKFSSVKKMMLLK; encoded by the coding sequence ATGAGAAAATTCTTAACTTTTCTATCCATACTGATATTATTATTGGTCAGTATGAATGTTTATGCTCAGGTAAGTAGTATGACTTTCAGCTCTTCATCAGGAACATACTCAGAAATAACCGGAGGAACTTTACTCGGTTCAACCACATCTGATGACCAATATTTTGTTGACCCTGGAGTTCCTTTAGGTGGAACAACCAGAACTGGTCCTGGATTCCCAATCGGTTTTGATTTCGTAATCAACGGAAATACTTTCGATAGATTCGGTGTTAACAATAATGGCTGGATTTCATTAGGCAAATCAGCTCTTTCACCTTCTGTTGATATGAATACAACTAGCGCTTATACTCCTTTATCTTCTACAGCATCTAATACGCCTCCCGAGCTAAGAACAAGAATAGCAGGTTTAGGAAGAGACTTACAAGCGCAAACTGGAGCTGAATTAAGATATGAATTATTAGGTACTGCTCCTAACCGAACTTTGGTTATACAATGGAAGGGTTATAAAAAGTATGGAACCTCGGGCACTGGTGATAATTATAATTTTCAAATCAGATTAAACGAAACCAGCAACACCGTTGAAATTGTATATGGTACGATGACAAATAACGCTACTTCGACTACAGTCCAGGTAGGTATTGGCGGATCTACAGCAAGTGATTTTAACAATAGAACAACAACTACCGATTGGACTGCCTCAAGTCCGGGTACAACTAATTCAGCTTCAATGACTTTATCAAGTACTGTTTTTCCTCCATCAGGTTTGACATATTTGTGGCAACCACCTGCTCCAGTTGATTTAGGTGCTATCGCATTAATTTCTCCTCCGAATTTGGAATGTTTTAGTTCCACTGAAACAGTAACCATAAGAATTCAGAATTTCGGCTCAGCCACGATTGATTTTTCTGTAACCCCTGCAACAGTAAATGCCTCTGTTACCGGACCAAATCCACAAACATTTTCTCCTGTTGTTTTGAATTCAGGAACTTTAGCTCCCGGTGCAACACAGGATGTTACTATCACTACAACGTATAATATGAGTGCATTTGGTACATATACTTTTAATGCAAGTACGAGTATAAGCGGAGATGGTAATTCCGGAAATGATGCAATGGGCCCACAGACCAGAACAAATGTTTCACCTGCTTCTTTTCCTGAATTTGTGGATTTCACTGGCTTTAATGGTACAAATTTAACCACAGTTTTTCCAAACTGGAAGGAAGCTTCCGGCGCTTCACCAAGTGGTACAAGTTCATTATGGACATCGCAAACAGGATTAGGTGGAACGGGTAACATTACAGCTAGAATAAATCTATATACAACTTCACGAAATGAATGGATAATTGGTCCAAAGATTATACCTCAATCAAATACAGTATTGAAATTTAACGCTGCTGTTACAAATTGGAATTCTGTTACTGTTCCTGATACAATGGGCTCGGATGATAAAGTTCAAGTAATGATAAGTACGGATTGCGGACTCAGTTGGAATTCAATTTTTACAATGGACGCAACAACTGGTTTGACAAATACATTAACACAATTTACAATACCCCTGGGAGCTTATTCAGGTCAGCAAATAAAAGTTGCTTTTTATGCTACTGACGGACCGATTGATGATCCTCAAGATTATGATTTTCATCTTGATGATATTTACATCGGAGGTCCTTCACCTGATAACCCAAATTCTTTTGCTGCTAATCCTTTAAGTTCATCACAAATTCAATTAACCTTCACAACAAACAGCAGTAATAACAATGTTGTGATTGTCTGGAATAATACTGGAACTTTTACAGTACCATCAGGCACTCCGCCGTCAATAGGTCAACCATTTGCAGGTGGTACATTACTATATAATGGGATTGTATCTCCAGTTAATCACACAGGATTAACACCTAACACACAATATTTTTACAAAGCTTTTTCTTATGACGGTTCATTATATTCTCCCGGATTAACAACATCTGCAACAACTCTGTGTGATCCGGTAACAACGCTCAATGAAAACTTTGATGCGGTAACTGTACCGGCATTACCTGGATGTTGGTATAAAGTTGGTTCGGGAGGCTCTGCGTCTACTCAAGCATCAAATGCAAATTCATCACCAAATTGTCTCTATATCTATTCAGGTAGCACAACATCATTAGCAGTAGTCTCACTACCTCCATTAAGTAACGCTGGTGCCGGCACACATAGATTAAGATTTTTTGCAAGAGCTAATTTCACTGTTGGTGGTGTTATTCAAATTGGTTATTTAACCAATCCAAATGATGCAAACAGTTTTGTTAAAGTTGATTCAATAATTGCAAACTCGCTGACATATCAACAGTTCACTAAATTTTTGGGAACTGCACCTGGTTCCAATCAGGTATTGGCATTCAGACATTCCGGGTCACCAGCCAATAGCGTCCTGATTGATGATGTTGTTTGGGAACCTGTACCTGTCGGTCCACCAAATCCTGCGATTGTTGTTTCACCTGCTGATAGTGCTAGTAATGTTGCTGTAAATACATCTTTACAATGGCAAAGTGGTGGTGGAGCACCTGAAACAGGTTACAGAATTTATTTTGGTACAGACGGTGGTGGAGTTACACCTCCAACAAATATTTTAAACAATATAGATTTAGGATTGGTAACATCTTATACTCCAGCTTCTCCACTAGGTTATAATACAACTTACTATTGGATGATTGTTCCTTATAACGGCAGTGGAAATGCTACCGGCACGCCAATCTGGAGATTTACCACAATGCCTGATCCAACAATCACACCACCTTATGCTCAGGACTTTGAAGGTACATTCCCTCCAATGAACTGGACGAGATTTACTGGATTATTAGCAGATACATCCATTCTTACTTCCACAACATCTGGTTGGATACAGGATGATTGGAGAAATATAACCTCGCCAGTAAACAAAGCTGCCAAATTAAATATTTGGTCAACTACAACTAAATACTGGTTGGTAACCCCACCAATAAATCTAGGTAGCGGTTCAACAAATTATCAGATTGAATTTGATTTGACTCTGAACGCATATAATACTTCTAACCCTCCCGGAACTTCTGGTGTTGATGATAAATTCGCAGTGGTAATTTCAACTGATGGTGGAACAACTTGGTTATCTGCAAATACACTTAGACTCTGGGATAATGCCGGTTCACCGTATGTTTATAACAACATAAATTATCTGGGCGAACATATCGTCCTGAATCTTACCGGTTATACTGGTATTGTAAAAATAGGGTTTTACGGTGAATCAACTGTAAGCAATGCTGATAACGATTTAATGATTGATAATTTTGAGGTTAAAGAGGTTCCGACTACACCTTTATTTACGATTAGTCCGACATCAAAAGATTTCGGAACTGTTATTTCAGGTAATACAGTTTCTTCTAATTTTACAATTACTAATACTGGTGTTGGTACCTTGACAATCAATTCCGGCGGAATAACTTTAACCAGCACTAATGCAAATCAATTCAGTTTGGGAAGCATTACATATCCGATTAATCTTTCCAACGGTCAAAGCACTCAAATTACAGTTAATTTTTCACCAACAAGCGCAGGTGTTAAAACAGCTAATCTCCAGATCGTGCATAATGCTCCTGGTTCTCCGGCTGTTGTTCCTTTAACGGGTAATGCTTTACCTGCAGGAATATTATTTGAAGACTTTACAGGAACAACTTTCCCACCGGATGGCTGGATTGCAGTAAATAATGATGGTGGTACAAAGAATTGGGTAAGAAATACTGGCAATTTTAATTCGTCACCAGCTTCTGCTTCTTCTAGTTGGGAATCTTCCACATTAAGAAACAATGACTGGTTAATCACTCCAAAGTTGGTAGTATCATCCGGAGATTCGATAATATTCTGGATAAGTGCTGCATCCACTAACTGGACAGAGGAACTTGTAGTTAAAGTTGGAACATCTAACGACCCAAATGGAAGCTGGGTAACTCTGGACTCTATTTTAACAAATAATACGGGTTGGGAAAGAAAAGCATATAGCTTATCAGCTTTTGCAGGTCAGAATGTTTATGTAGCATTTGTAAACAGAGGGCTAGATGAATTCACAGTTTATATTGATGACATAGTAGGTCCGCAGGTTTATATTCCTGCTGTTGATGTCGCTTTACAAAGCTTCTATCAATCAAGTGGATTACCTGTACCAAGAGGCATTGCTCAATTTGAGGATTACAATATTTATATTAAGCAAAATGAAAATTCAAGCAAGAAAGAACCTGTAGAGGTACTGTCAAATTCAAATACTGGTGTAAAAGCAAGCAATTCAAATAATACATTACTAGTTGAAAATTCCAATATCCCATTCGAACTCAATAATATCCAAATTAAAGCTGCTGTTAAAAATTTAGGTCAAAACTCAACTAATTATTCAATCAATTATTCTGTTGGTGGTGTTAACCAATCTCCATACAGCGGTCCGTCAATTAATCCCGGTCAAACAGATACAGCTACAATAAACTACTCTCCGACTGCTACTGGTACATTTATTACTGCAGGAACAGTTTCAGCCAGTGGTGATGAGGTCCCGGGAAATGATTCAAGAGAATTCAGGATGAGAGTATATCCTGACTCATACACCAGAACCATCTATGACAGAGGTGATAATATTGTTGATACCTGGGTTGGTTGGGCTGATAGTACAATCAGAATGAAAGCTGGTGTAAGATTCACTGCTCCTTCTGAGATAAAATTAGCTGGTGTTGATTTCATTTGCAGAACAGAAGCAGTTAGCAATGGATCATTTGAAGTTCAGGTTCGTGCTGCTGGTGATTCTTCCGGTGCACCTGGTGCAGTCCTCTACACTCAGGTTTATTCAGCCAACGATTACTTTGCCGGTGCTGGTGATTATATCTTCTTCCCATTTGGTAATGATGCACCAACAATTGCAAGTGGTTCTGATTATTGGATTACTGTTAAAGCTCCGTTAGGTGTTCTTTATCCCGGTGCTGTCCATAACACAGGATTTACAGCTGGTAGAAGCTTCTATGAAGATTTTACCGATACTACTGTTTGGATTCCTTTAGTTATTACTACTGAAAGAGCCTGGATAATGAGAGCAGTTCATATTCCGGCTGCAGCTACTTTCCAACTTACAGTTAATGTATCAAATGGTTGGAATATGGTATCAGTACCTGGTTTGCATCCTGTTGATCAGAATGTTACTACCTGGTGGTCTGGTAAAGACCCTGCTGCAAATGTATTTAAGTTCCAGGGAGCTTATCAACCTGTCACTACTGTTCAGCCCGGTCTTGGTTACTGGATGAAACATCTTGGTGCTAATACTTACAACACAGGTGATGAATGGCCTGCTGGCGGTATCAATATCGTTCCTCACGATCCTCTTACTGCTGCTGCCGGATGGAATCTCATCGGTGGTTATGAGTTCTTAGCTCCTACTTCGGCTCTTACTACTACACCATCCGGACTTATCTCTGGATTTGTCTATGGTTACACTCCTGGCACTGGTTATCAGGTTGCCAGTGACCTTGTGCCTGGCTATGGCTACTGGGTTAAACTTACTGCTGCTGGTCAGATTAATGTTAATCCAGGTCCTAAAGCCAACTTCAAACTATCTGACTTTATCCCTGATGACTTCGGTAAGATTATCATTACTGATAATGCAGGTAAGTCTTATACTCTCTATGTTGCTCAGGGTAAACAGGCTCAGAAGACTTCTCTTGATTTATTCGAACTTCCTCCTGTGCCATTTACAGATATGTTCGATGTAAGATACACATCGGGAAGATTTGTTGAAGATTTGGGCAGTGCAATGAAGACAATACAGATGCAGGGAGTTGAATATCCTGTAAGAGTAAGAGTAGAAGGAATGATGCTTAGGATAACAGATGAGACAGGAAAAGCAATAAATGAGAGAGTTAAGTCAGGCGAAGAGATAACAATCAGCAACTCACAGATAAGCAAGTTGAATGTGATGAGTGATATAATACCTGATAAGTATTCACTTGAGCAGAATTATCCGAATCCATTCAACCCAACGACAACGATAGAGTTCTCGTTGCCGGAGGATGTAGAAAATGTAAGATTGACGATATACAATGCATTGGGAGAGAAGGTAGCAGAGTTAGTAAACGGCAAGATGGAAGCAGGTAGATACAGATATCAGTGGAATGCTGGAAATGTTGCTACAGGATTGTATATCTATGAACTTAAGACTAACAAATTCTCTTCTGTTAAGAAGATGATGTTGTTGAAGTAA